One window from the genome of Acinetobacter sp. LoGeW2-3 encodes:
- a CDS encoding D-amino acid dehydrogenase, translating to MRHVIVIGAGITGVTTAYELALLGYQVTVVDQHLYPAMETSYANGGQLSACNAEVWNQKATVLKGLKWMSQKTAPLLLNPSFSMHKYSWLMEFMGHIRHYETNTRETVKMALLARKRLFEIAETEKIEFDLEKRGILHFYHTEQDYKVAMKVNDLLCSGGLERSAISNEEIKQIEPTLTGDYYAGFFSSSDATGDIHKFTTGLAKACADKGVLFLFGQNVQTVEQKDDYIGVHCAPSSENTNANPEERLELKADAIVVCAGVGSYQLSYLLGDRVNVYPVKGYSITVQLNDEQSQQNAPWVSLLDESAKIVLSRLGKDRLRIAGTAEFNGYNRDIRADRIQPLIDWTHRNFDISTEHVVPWTGLRPMMPNMMPVVKQGKDKRVFYNTGHGHLGWTLSAVTAAMISQQVAQAYLVA from the coding sequence ATGCGTCATGTGATTGTCATTGGTGCCGGGATTACCGGCGTAACTACAGCTTATGAACTGGCCTTGTTAGGCTATCAAGTTACTGTTGTCGACCAGCATCTTTATCCCGCGATGGAAACGTCTTATGCCAATGGTGGGCAGCTTTCTGCCTGTAACGCAGAAGTCTGGAATCAGAAAGCCACCGTACTGAAAGGCTTAAAATGGATGTCGCAAAAAACTGCACCATTACTGCTCAATCCGTCTTTTAGCATGCATAAATATAGCTGGCTGATGGAATTCATGGGACATATCCGCCACTATGAAACCAATACCCGTGAAACGGTAAAAATGGCTTTATTGGCTCGAAAACGTTTATTTGAAATCGCAGAAACTGAAAAAATTGAGTTTGATTTAGAAAAAAGGGGAATCTTGCATTTTTATCATACCGAGCAGGACTATAAAGTCGCGATGAAGGTTAATGATCTGCTCTGTAGTGGCGGGTTAGAACGTAGTGCCATTTCCAATGAAGAAATTAAACAGATCGAACCGACTTTAACCGGTGATTATTATGCAGGTTTCTTTAGCAGTAGCGATGCGACCGGGGATATTCATAAATTCACCACCGGTTTAGCCAAAGCTTGTGCCGATAAAGGTGTACTGTTCCTGTTCGGTCAGAATGTACAGACAGTTGAACAGAAGGATGACTATATCGGGGTCCATTGTGCACCGAGTAGCGAGAATACCAATGCCAATCCAGAAGAGCGTTTGGAACTTAAAGCCGATGCTATTGTGGTCTGTGCGGGTGTAGGAAGTTATCAATTATCCTATCTGCTGGGCGATCGGGTGAATGTCTATCCAGTGAAAGGATATTCGATTACTGTACAGCTTAATGATGAACAAAGTCAGCAAAATGCGCCGTGGGTCAGTCTGCTAGATGAAAGTGCCAAAATTGTACTTTCCCGTCTGGGTAAAGACCGACTACGTATTGCGGGTACGGCAGAGTTCAATGGCTATAACCGCGACATTCGTGCAGACCGAATTCAGCCTTTAATTGACTGGACGCATCGCAATTTTGATATTTCTACTGAGCATGTAGTTCCTTGGACGGGATTAAGACCGATGATGCCGAACATGATGCCGGTAGTAAAACAAGGGAAAGACAAACGGGTGTTTTATAATACTGGGCATGGACATTTGGGTTGGACGCTCTCTGCTGTGACAGCAGCGATGATCAGTCAGCAGGTTGCTCAAGCCTATCTAGTGGCTTAA
- the ispF gene encoding 2-C-methyl-D-erythritol 2,4-cyclodiphosphate synthase — translation MVAQIRIGQGLDVHAFEEGNFVTLAGVKIPHTHGLKAHSDGDVVLHALCDALLGALALGDIGQHFPDTDPNFKGADSRVLLKHVYQLILDRGYVLNNADITVACERPKLAKHNLEMRQSIADVLDVDVTQISVKATTTEKLGFTGRQEGILSMATVLIAHAK, via the coding sequence GTGGTTGCACAAATTCGTATTGGTCAGGGGCTGGATGTGCATGCATTCGAAGAAGGTAATTTTGTCACACTGGCAGGCGTGAAAATTCCACATACCCATGGTCTTAAAGCACACTCGGATGGTGACGTGGTTTTACATGCCTTGTGTGATGCTTTACTCGGTGCATTGGCGCTGGGTGATATTGGTCAGCATTTCCCGGATACCGACCCGAACTTTAAAGGTGCCGATAGTCGCGTGTTGCTGAAGCATGTGTATCAGCTGATATTGGATCGTGGTTATGTATTAAATAATGCCGATATTACTGTGGCCTGTGAACGCCCAAAACTGGCAAAGCATAATCTGGAAATGCGTCAAAGTATTGCAGATGTCTTAGATGTCGATGTGACTCAGATCAGTGTTAAAGCGACTACCACTGAAAAACTGGGCTTTACTGGCCGTCAGGAAGGCATTTTGTCTATGGCAACAGTCCTGATCGCTCACGCAAAGTGA
- a CDS encoding protein tyrosine phosphatase family protein: protein MNEIETALSQINNFQFIHEHLFTSGQPTAEELQLIKEYGVSTVINVALTDAEPHLDHEDKICLDLGLNYIHLPISWEMPSDEQCLLILDMINHLVQEQMVWIHCAKNFRVSSLIYLYRQYYMDMDLPTAQELLHQVWEPNDTWTGLIHAVALQLQGRKATEEVKLAMINPDHFA from the coding sequence ATGAATGAAATTGAAACTGCACTCAGTCAAATCAATAATTTTCAATTCATCCATGAACACCTGTTTACTTCGGGGCAACCAACAGCTGAGGAGCTGCAGCTGATTAAGGAATACGGCGTTTCAACTGTTATCAATGTCGCGTTGACTGATGCAGAACCTCATCTAGATCATGAAGATAAAATCTGCCTGGATCTTGGCTTAAATTATATCCATCTGCCAATTTCCTGGGAAATGCCATCAGACGAGCAATGTCTGCTGATCCTAGATATGATCAATCATTTGGTACAAGAACAGATGGTCTGGATTCACTGCGCGAAAAATTTCCGTGTTTCCAGCCTAATATATTTATATCGCCAGTACTATATGGATATGGACCTACCAACGGCGCAAGAATTGCTGCATCAGGTTTGGGAACCGAATGATACCTGGACCGGACTGATCCATGCGGTTGCCCTACAGCTACAAGGCCGTAAAGCAACAGAAGAAGTCAAACTGGCAATGATTAATCCTGATCACTTTGCGTGA
- a CDS encoding 3-deoxy-7-phosphoheptulonate synthase, producing the protein MNTLQSNPISQSDIDDVNIQSMIPLVTPAQLKTELPLTENAYQTVLKGRETIRNILDGKDKRLFVVIGPCSIHDPEAAKEYAERLKVISEKVKDTLYLVMRVYFEKPRTTIGWKGLINDPDMNDSFNIEKGLRIGRKLLLELNEKGLPCATEALDPNSPQYYQDLISWSAIGARTTESQTHREMSSGLSSPVGFKNGTDGGLTVATNAMQSVKHGHSFLGLNDQGQVAVIRTSGNPYAHVVLRGGNGKPNYDAGSVAEAEQALAKAKVSTKIMIDTSHANSNKDPYLQPLVLKNITEQIIDGNKSIVGIMVESHLKGGRQDIPANLCDLEYGKSVTDGCIDWETTEKALLDMHEALKDVLPNR; encoded by the coding sequence ATGAATACACTACAGTCAAATCCTATTTCACAATCAGATATTGATGATGTGAATATCCAAAGCATGATTCCTCTTGTAACTCCAGCGCAATTAAAGACTGAGTTGCCTTTGACTGAAAATGCTTATCAAACCGTACTGAAAGGTCGTGAAACGATTCGCAATATTCTAGATGGCAAAGATAAACGTCTTTTTGTCGTGATTGGCCCATGTTCAATTCACGATCCTGAAGCTGCTAAAGAATATGCTGAACGCCTGAAAGTGATCAGCGAAAAAGTAAAAGATACCTTGTATCTAGTGATGCGTGTGTATTTTGAAAAACCACGTACCACGATTGGCTGGAAAGGTCTGATAAATGACCCAGACATGAATGATTCTTTCAACATTGAGAAAGGTCTGCGCATTGGCCGTAAACTTCTGCTTGAACTGAATGAAAAAGGTTTGCCGTGTGCCACTGAAGCACTTGATCCAAACTCTCCACAGTACTATCAAGATTTAATTTCATGGTCAGCGATCGGTGCACGTACCACTGAAAGTCAGACTCACCGTGAAATGTCATCTGGCCTGTCTTCACCAGTTGGTTTCAAAAATGGTACGGATGGCGGTCTAACTGTGGCTACCAATGCGATGCAATCAGTAAAACACGGTCATAGCTTCCTCGGTTTGAATGATCAAGGTCAGGTTGCGGTGATCCGTACTTCAGGTAACCCATACGCACACGTGGTTCTACGTGGTGGTAATGGCAAGCCTAACTACGATGCAGGTTCTGTGGCTGAAGCTGAGCAAGCGCTGGCAAAAGCTAAAGTAAGCACCAAAATCATGATTGATACCAGTCATGCAAACTCGAACAAAGACCCGTACTTACAACCATTAGTATTGAAAAATATTACTGAACAAATTATTGATGGAAATAAATCAATTGTTGGTATTATGGTAGAAAGTCATCTCAAAGGTGGCCGTCAGGATATCCCGGCGAACCTTTGCGATCTAGAATACGGCAAATCAGTGACTGATGGCTGTATCGACTGGGAAACGACTGAAAAGGCATTACTTGATATGCATGAAGCGTTAAAGGACGTTTTACCAAATCGCTAA
- a CDS encoding sulfite exporter TauE/SafE family protein, with translation MFGPIEFILAGVLVGFCVGITGVGGGSLMTPILITLLKVEPHIAIGTDLLYAAISKFCGSMVHAKKMNIVWPIVIWLAIGSIPASLVTHWVLENYLSQSTNYKATLTMVLGFMLTLTGISIVFRGSIEKFFNKYRKQELPDMTQDLSKVDFKSGKKRALIIIMGIVLGVFVTLSSVGAGAFGIMALILMFPNLPMIRIIGSDVVHAVLLTLVAGLGHMSAGNVDFSLLGWLLCGSIPAIVIGTLISSRMPEKIIRKILGITLFCLGVNFIVNPVKSKPAQPTQPELATAVEKTQAV, from the coding sequence ATGTTTGGTCCGATTGAATTTATTTTGGCAGGTGTTTTGGTAGGTTTCTGTGTCGGAATTACCGGCGTCGGTGGTGGTTCTTTAATGACCCCGATTCTGATTACCCTGCTTAAGGTCGAACCGCATATTGCCATTGGTACCGATCTACTCTATGCCGCAATTTCTAAATTCTGTGGCTCAATGGTGCATGCCAAAAAAATGAATATTGTCTGGCCAATCGTAATCTGGCTAGCTATTGGCAGTATTCCTGCATCATTAGTAACACACTGGGTACTGGAAAATTACCTGAGTCAATCTACGAATTATAAAGCCACATTGACCATGGTTCTTGGCTTTATGCTGACACTAACCGGTATTTCAATTGTGTTCCGTGGTTCAATTGAAAAGTTCTTTAATAAATACCGTAAACAAGAACTGCCAGATATGACTCAGGATCTATCAAAGGTTGACTTCAAATCTGGTAAAAAACGCGCGCTGATTATCATCATGGGGATCGTGCTGGGTGTATTTGTGACTTTGTCTTCAGTCGGTGCTGGTGCTTTCGGTATTATGGCGCTGATTCTAATGTTCCCGAATTTACCGATGATCCGTATTATCGGTTCTGATGTGGTGCATGCCGTACTTCTAACTTTAGTCGCAGGCTTGGGCCATATGAGCGCAGGTAATGTAGACTTTAGCTTGTTAGGCTGGTTACTTTGTGGTTCTATTCCAGCGATCGTGATCGGCACGCTGATCAGTTCACGTATGCCTGAGAAAATTATCCGTAAAATTCTGGGTATTACATTGTTCTGTCTAGGTGTGAACTTTATCGTAAATCCAGTCAAGTCTAAACCTGCCCAACCTACTCAACCCGAGCTGGCAACGGCAGTAGAAAAAACACAGGCCGTTTAA
- the lpxB gene encoding lipid-A-disaccharide synthase: MQKRKLKIGIVVGEVSGDTLGASLIRRFREQGIDAEFEGIGGPQMIAEGFKSYYPMDILSVMGIVEVLKDIRKLFAVRDGLVETWTKDPVDVFIGIDAPDFNLRLSKSIKQGQLPIKTVQYVSPSVWAWRQGRVHGIKASIDLVLCLFPFEKAFYQKWHVPAAFVGHPLASQLPIQNPLAEAKQELGLDPAQKYIALLPGSRRGEIERLGPLVLEAAQILQQKHPEYIFLVPAINDARKQQIEALLNSYPDSLKAKIKLMENTSSDSKIGRQVMNAADIVALASGTATLEAMLLHRPMVTFYKLHWLTYRIAKLLVKIQYYSLPNIIAGKKVIQELIQSEATPEKLAAEIEALMNVETAQIQAMQHLTMHKQLLSGNSEDPVAAILELVK, encoded by the coding sequence TTGCAAAAACGGAAGCTTAAAATTGGAATCGTCGTAGGTGAAGTATCGGGAGATACCTTAGGTGCCAGTCTGATTCGTCGTTTTCGTGAGCAGGGCATTGATGCTGAATTTGAAGGTATTGGTGGTCCACAGATGATTGCAGAAGGTTTTAAAAGCTATTATCCGATGGATATTCTATCGGTTATGGGTATTGTCGAAGTCCTTAAAGATATTCGTAAGCTGTTTGCGGTACGTGACGGACTGGTTGAAACCTGGACGAAAGATCCAGTCGATGTATTTATTGGTATTGATGCGCCGGACTTTAACCTGCGTTTATCCAAGAGCATCAAGCAAGGTCAGTTGCCGATCAAAACTGTTCAGTATGTTAGTCCATCCGTTTGGGCATGGCGTCAGGGTCGTGTGCATGGCATTAAAGCCAGTATAGATCTGGTACTGTGTTTATTCCCATTTGAAAAAGCTTTTTATCAAAAATGGCACGTGCCAGCGGCATTTGTTGGACATCCTTTAGCAAGCCAGTTACCAATACAAAATCCATTGGCTGAAGCGAAGCAGGAACTTGGTCTTGATCCTGCCCAGAAATATATTGCTTTGCTGCCCGGCAGTCGCCGTGGTGAAATCGAACGTCTTGGACCATTGGTACTGGAAGCAGCACAGATTCTGCAACAGAAGCATCCTGAGTATATTTTCCTGGTTCCAGCGATCAATGACGCACGCAAGCAGCAGATTGAAGCTTTATTAAATAGCTATCCAGACAGTCTTAAAGCCAAAATTAAACTGATGGAAAATACCAGTAGCGATTCCAAAATTGGTCGTCAGGTGATGAATGCAGCGGATATTGTGGCATTGGCTTCGGGTACTGCAACCTTGGAAGCCATGTTGTTACATCGTCCAATGGTAACGTTCTATAAGCTACATTGGCTGACCTATCGCATTGCTAAACTCTTGGTGAAAATTCAGTACTATTCATTGCCAAATATTATTGCGGGCAAGAAAGTGATTCAGGAGTTGATCCAATCTGAGGCAACGCCTGAAAAGCTTGCTGCCGAGATTGAAGCATTAATGAATGTAGAAACAGCTCAAATTCAGGCAATGCAACATCTAACCATGCATAAGCAACTGCTTTCAGGTAATAGTGAAGATCCTGTTGCTGCTATTCTAGAGCTGGTTAAATAA
- a CDS encoding AraC family transcriptional regulator produces the protein MDALSKIFDDIHLARSEYIYLNVYHPYRLTYKHEPSMLAYVILHGQAQLSFEDSENIIALKQGDLVLLPSAKAHQLHCLNDHELTEHSPINNFFTTHSQQNIDFGQIQPQRSFILAIRSKMDIQMARPLIASLPDYLHIQHILSDSAPEWLQVGLQFLALETQHTRPGRDRILDHLVSILLIECVRDYILNAQHASSWLNALSHPELSSALAAIHGQPEQSWTVESLAEQCHMSRSKFAQLFTQVVGETPLAYLQQHRMRLAARYLRDGLLTVQQIAHRVGYSSETAFSQSFKKHFELTPSQYRQQHQGQ, from the coding sequence ATGGATGCGCTTAGTAAAATTTTTGATGATATACATCTGGCCAGATCAGAATACATCTATCTGAATGTCTATCACCCATATCGACTGACGTATAAGCATGAGCCGTCGATGCTGGCCTATGTGATTTTGCATGGACAAGCACAACTCAGCTTTGAAGATTCAGAAAACATAATTGCTCTAAAGCAAGGTGATCTGGTTCTGCTTCCTTCAGCTAAAGCCCATCAGCTGCATTGCCTAAATGATCATGAACTGACAGAACATAGTCCGATTAATAACTTCTTTACCACACATTCCCAGCAAAATATTGATTTCGGTCAAATTCAGCCACAGCGCAGTTTTATTTTGGCAATTCGTTCCAAAATGGATATCCAGATGGCGCGTCCGCTGATTGCCTCACTACCAGATTATCTGCATATCCAGCATATTTTGAGTGATTCCGCACCGGAATGGTTACAGGTCGGATTACAGTTCCTCGCGCTAGAAACCCAGCACACACGTCCAGGCCGTGACCGGATTCTCGATCATCTGGTCAGTATTTTACTTATTGAATGTGTGCGAGATTATATTTTAAATGCCCAGCATGCTTCGAGCTGGTTGAATGCCTTAAGCCACCCTGAACTCTCTAGTGCTTTAGCTGCTATTCATGGTCAGCCTGAACAGAGCTGGACTGTCGAAAGCCTGGCAGAACAGTGTCATATGTCACGTTCCAAGTTTGCCCAGCTCTTTACCCAAGTGGTGGGTGAAACACCTTTGGCTTATCTGCAACAGCATCGTATGCGTCTGGCAGCACGTTATTTAAGAGATGGCTTACTGACCGTGCAACAGATTGCACATCGTGTGGGATATTCTTCAGAAACGGCCTTTAGCCAAAGCTTTAAAAAGCACTTTGAACTGACCCCGAGTCAATATCGTCAGCAGCATCAGGGTCAATAA
- a CDS encoding alkane 1-monooxygenase — protein MNAPAKISNIRLEQDAQLLKGRQLDKKRFGWLLSPGLPVIGMGILAGYHFGPKATKKVFAMGGPLLLHVIIPTLDALIGEDENNPSDDQIKALVKDPYYDRIVKMFIPLQMAANAFAGYVVTRQNVSLLDQVLLGISMGAINGVGINTAHELCHRPAKKDHYLSHLTLMPVAYNHFRIEHPYGHHKRVATPEDPASSQMGESFYRFLPRTVIGGIKSALDIETRRLKRKGLKFFSKENELFHGWAMSASYHALMVKTFGKQVIPYSITQALYGISLFEIVNYIEHYGLKRAKNADGKYERTLPEHSWNNNNIVTNLFLYQLQRHSDHHAFPSRPFQALRNFKEAPVLPSGYATMLIPALVPPLWYKMMDKRVYAHYQGDLMKANIFPSKRNQIFKKFGVQDNAA, from the coding sequence ATGAATGCCCCTGCAAAAATTTCAAATATTCGCCTGGAGCAGGATGCTCAGTTGCTGAAAGGTCGTCAGCTAGATAAAAAGCGTTTTGGATGGCTGTTGAGCCCCGGTCTACCCGTCATTGGTATGGGAATTCTGGCTGGCTACCATTTTGGACCGAAAGCCACCAAGAAAGTTTTTGCCATGGGAGGGCCGTTATTATTACACGTGATTATTCCGACATTGGATGCATTGATTGGCGAAGATGAAAATAATCCCAGTGATGATCAGATCAAGGCTTTGGTCAAAGATCCTTATTATGACCGTATCGTAAAAATGTTTATTCCTTTGCAAATGGCGGCAAATGCATTTGCAGGCTATGTCGTGACCCGCCAGAATGTCTCTTTACTGGATCAAGTATTATTGGGTATTTCCATGGGCGCGATTAATGGAGTTGGGATTAATACGGCTCATGAGTTATGTCACCGTCCAGCGAAGAAAGACCATTACCTGTCGCATTTAACTTTAATGCCAGTTGCTTATAACCATTTTCGTATTGAGCATCCATATGGGCATCATAAACGTGTGGCAACGCCTGAAGATCCAGCATCTTCTCAAATGGGCGAATCTTTCTATCGCTTTTTACCAAGAACTGTCATCGGTGGTATTAAGTCTGCCCTTGATATTGAAACGCGTCGTTTAAAACGTAAAGGGCTAAAATTCTTTTCTAAAGAAAATGAGCTGTTTCATGGCTGGGCAATGAGTGCCAGTTATCATGCATTAATGGTGAAAACCTTCGGAAAACAAGTGATTCCATATTCAATTACACAAGCTCTTTATGGTATTTCACTCTTTGAAATTGTGAATTATATTGAGCATTATGGTTTAAAGCGTGCCAAAAATGCAGATGGAAAATATGAGCGCACTTTGCCTGAGCACAGCTGGAATAATAACAATATCGTGACCAATTTATTCCTGTATCAGTTACAGCGCCATTCTGATCACCATGCTTTTCCAAGCCGGCCATTTCAGGCATTACGCAATTTTAAAGAAGCACCGGTTTTGCCAAGCGGTTATGCCACCATGCTGATTCCGGCTTTGGTGCCGCCGTTGTGGTACAAAATGATGGATAAGCGTGTATATGCGCATTATCAAGGTGATCTGATGAAGGCTAATATTTTCCCGTCTAAGCGCAACCAGATTTTTAAGAAGTTTGGTGTACAAGACAACGCTGCTTAA
- a CDS encoding MFS transporter: MAEAQSKLWTKNFIFLSAMNFQLVLVFYLLVIVSVGYALAELNATTAQAGLISGVFVVGTLVGRLLIGKFLPNLGAKASLVAGALGFFLFSGLYFIPMEIPYLIALRFAHGFMMGVAGTVIGTVIAQTIPATRRGEGIGYFSTSSTLATAIGPFLAIWLMSEYDYKVIFAFTSFVALTCLLFSLGVDTSKVKLAPKSGTQQSTQPTSRLAQFVEPKAFPIAVIILIAGACYSGVLSFLNLYAKEIDLLQAASFFFLMYAAAILISRPFTGPLMDRKGENIIMYPAIVLMAIGIGLLSQAHNSWMLLTSAALLGFGYGNIQSICQTIAVKSTTIERMGLATSTFFIALDAALGFGPYFIGQFLDQMGYQHLYLYSAIITLSCLLWYYLLHGRKVKVKAVNA; this comes from the coding sequence ATGGCTGAAGCTCAATCTAAACTTTGGACGAAAAATTTTATTTTTCTCAGTGCAATGAACTTCCAGCTGGTTCTGGTGTTCTATCTATTGGTCATTGTCAGTGTGGGTTATGCCTTAGCTGAGCTGAATGCCACCACTGCACAAGCAGGCTTAATCTCCGGTGTGTTCGTGGTCGGGACTTTGGTCGGTCGTTTGCTCATCGGGAAATTTCTGCCGAATCTGGGCGCCAAAGCCAGTCTGGTTGCCGGTGCCTTGGGCTTTTTCTTGTTCTCGGGTCTGTATTTTATTCCTATGGAGATTCCTTATCTGATCGCTCTGCGTTTTGCGCATGGTTTTATGATGGGTGTTGCTGGGACTGTCATTGGGACTGTTATTGCTCAGACCATTCCAGCAACTCGTCGTGGTGAAGGTATTGGCTATTTTAGTACAAGTAGTACGCTCGCCACTGCAATCGGTCCATTCCTGGCGATTTGGCTCATGTCAGAATATGACTATAAGGTGATTTTTGCTTTTACTTCATTTGTAGCACTGACCTGTCTGCTCTTCAGTTTGGGTGTGGATACTTCAAAAGTAAAACTAGCTCCAAAATCGGGTACGCAACAATCTACACAGCCGACTTCTCGTCTAGCGCAATTTGTTGAGCCTAAAGCTTTTCCTATTGCGGTGATTATCCTGATTGCTGGTGCATGTTATTCCGGTGTACTTTCCTTCCTTAATCTGTATGCTAAAGAAATTGACCTGTTGCAGGCAGCTTCGTTCTTCTTTCTGATGTATGCCGCAGCGATTCTGATTTCTCGTCCATTTACTGGACCATTAATGGATCGTAAAGGCGAAAACATCATTATGTATCCAGCGATTGTGCTCATGGCGATTGGGATTGGCTTGCTTAGTCAAGCACATAATTCATGGATGCTGCTCACGAGTGCAGCTTTATTAGGTTTTGGTTATGGCAATATTCAATCGATTTGTCAGACCATTGCGGTAAAAAGTACCACTATTGAGCGTATGGGTTTGGCAACATCGACCTTCTTTATTGCACTGGATGCAGCACTTGGTTTTGGACCGTATTTTATTGGTCAGTTTCTAGATCAGATGGGTTACCAGCATCTGTACTTATATAGTGCGATCATTACACTTAGCTGCCTGCTTTGGTATTACCTGCTGCATGGCCGTAAAGTCAAAGTTAAAGCAGTTAACGCTTAA
- a CDS encoding MarR family winged helix-turn-helix transcriptional regulator, which produces MDTSSRFRFALLRCARLLGDEVNAVLLEHDLNYSLWQSLVIIKMNGQCTALDIAHELQISKPAVTKRLNTLIEMNLIESLPTTDKRQKLLQLSTLGEQQFQQCSDKIDDLETELLHGFDKSQLKQAHAFILDFMNSLQSRKDQHHG; this is translated from the coding sequence ATGGATACTTCCTCCCGCTTCCGTTTTGCACTGCTACGCTGTGCCCGTCTGCTTGGCGATGAAGTCAATGCTGTATTGCTTGAGCATGACTTGAATTATTCGCTATGGCAAAGCCTGGTCATTATCAAGATGAATGGGCAATGCACCGCGCTGGATATTGCGCATGAACTGCAAATTTCCAAACCGGCAGTAACTAAACGTTTAAATACTTTAATTGAAATGAATCTGATTGAATCACTTCCGACGACAGACAAACGCCAGAAGCTGTTACAGCTATCTACCCTAGGTGAACAGCAATTCCAGCAATGTAGCGACAAGATCGATGATTTAGAAACTGAATTGCTACATGGTTTTGACAAAAGCCAACTAAAACAGGCGCATGCTTTTATTTTAGATTTTATGAATTCCCTTCAAAGTAGAAAGGACCAACACCATGGCTGA
- a CDS encoding thermonuclease family protein, whose product MLHLSTSWQIVLGLVALCFSYYLLHKLVVFLQELFRPFKKGKKYWCRVKAVSDGDTLTCYRFNIRRSETRLRFAYVDAPESSQAYGKESQQLVAKMIKNRLIRVQITDIDRYGRCVGVIYRRRKNVNEELIKRGAAWVYEEYIRDKKHLSYLMNLQSNAKKNKKGLWRGTHPVRPSVYRKQKKS is encoded by the coding sequence TTGTTGCATCTCTCGACTTCTTGGCAAATTGTGCTTGGCCTTGTGGCTTTGTGTTTCTCTTATTATTTGCTGCATAAACTTGTAGTATTTTTGCAGGAACTGTTCCGTCCTTTTAAAAAGGGAAAAAAATACTGGTGTCGCGTCAAAGCAGTCAGTGATGGCGATACCCTCACCTGCTACCGTTTCAATATCCGTCGTTCGGAAACCCGCTTACGCTTTGCCTATGTGGATGCACCGGAATCCAGCCAGGCCTATGGCAAGGAATCCCAGCAATTGGTCGCCAAAATGATCAAGAATCGATTGATCCGTGTGCAAATTACCGATATTGACCGTTATGGCCGTTGCGTCGGTGTCATTTACCGACGTCGTAAAAATGTCAATGAAGAACTCATCAAGCGTGGTGCAGCTTGGGTTTATGAAGAATATATCCGTGACAAGAAACACCTCTCCTATCTGATGAACTTGCAAAGCAATGCCAAGAAAAATAAGAAAGGTCTCTGGCGTGGTACACATCCAGTACGACCAAGCGTATACCGTAAACAGAAAAAATCCTGA